A stretch of Gemmatimonas aurantiaca T-27 DNA encodes these proteins:
- a CDS encoding S9 family peptidase, giving the protein MALAVGLLVVPSLVTAQNRPGANAAPAASAAKPADPLADEGYIAPPEAIARLVTAPREGNASFSAPSPGNRKYFARTVSDGLPSLKNVGKAHHNLGGFQIDQAGNRERGITMRSNAGLEILEWETGRKIPVALPAGARTTQPVWSPDGTRIAFLALFDDATQLYVADAATGKATPVSGRNVLATTVTTPAWSADGQSLVVVLTPDARAAEPKEPALAAGPMVRLNESNKLKTRTYADLVMTPYEKDLLAYHITGQLAVINAKTRAARKIGAPGMIRALDASPDGKYFRVTYVEKPFSYVLPVSSFGTRDVIVDGTGAVIREIVNKPLRESDDPTDPVDPMNPSRLAGRVPVDTGKRNIAWAPSGALLYAQLAPAPAAGGNAAAARTDSAAARRADRLMQWKAPFDANGAAVLYETPNRITAARFNDAGTILFVTETATAGTYEQAIFLNENNAKFTVIAPRPRGRGDSAAAPAPAAGGFGRAAAGGLVTRPGSKGDAVVVVSTDGKSVFTIGAPQDTARTPKANVEKIDIRTGARTRIYESTGDVVETISAPLDDDFTKAIVQRESPTMVPQSFALTLASKDAKQLTNNVDVMPELSKAVKKKVVARRADGFSFNVNVTLPADYKDGTRLPAMFWFYPREYDNQAAYDRTLSQGAAADRRFPSFGPRSLQFLVTQGYAVVEPDAPIFASDGQLPNDNYVADLRNNLAAIIDALDTLQIIDRHRLGLGGHSYGAFSTVNAMVHTPFFKAGIAGDGAYNRTLTPNGFQSERRDLWQGRQTYLEMSPMLYADQLNGALLMYHSTEDQNVGTDPINSTRLYHALMGLGKTTSLYMYPYEDHGPIAKETVLDQWARWVAWLDKYVKNAGTKNTAM; this is encoded by the coding sequence ATGGCACTCGCTGTCGGGCTCCTCGTTGTGCCGTCCTTGGTGACGGCCCAGAACCGCCCCGGTGCCAACGCGGCACCTGCGGCGTCGGCTGCCAAGCCCGCCGACCCGCTGGCCGATGAGGGATACATCGCGCCGCCCGAAGCCATCGCCCGGCTGGTGACCGCGCCGCGTGAAGGCAACGCATCGTTCAGCGCCCCGAGCCCCGGCAATCGGAAGTACTTCGCCCGCACGGTGAGCGATGGCCTCCCTTCGCTCAAGAACGTGGGCAAGGCACACCACAATCTCGGCGGCTTCCAGATCGATCAGGCCGGCAATCGCGAGCGTGGCATCACCATGCGCAGCAATGCGGGCCTCGAAATTCTGGAGTGGGAAACGGGACGCAAAATTCCGGTCGCCCTGCCGGCCGGCGCGCGCACCACGCAGCCGGTGTGGTCGCCCGATGGTACGCGTATCGCGTTTCTCGCGCTCTTCGATGACGCCACCCAGCTCTACGTCGCCGATGCGGCTACCGGCAAGGCCACGCCGGTGTCGGGTCGCAACGTGTTGGCCACCACGGTCACCACACCGGCATGGAGCGCCGATGGGCAGTCACTCGTGGTGGTGTTGACGCCCGACGCGCGGGCGGCCGAACCCAAGGAACCCGCGCTCGCGGCGGGCCCGATGGTGCGTCTCAACGAAAGCAACAAGCTCAAGACACGTACGTACGCCGATCTCGTGATGACGCCGTACGAGAAGGACTTGCTGGCGTACCACATCACGGGCCAGTTGGCCGTCATCAATGCCAAGACACGCGCGGCCCGCAAGATCGGCGCGCCGGGCATGATCCGCGCGCTCGATGCGTCGCCCGATGGCAAGTACTTCCGCGTGACCTACGTCGAGAAGCCCTTCTCGTATGTGTTGCCGGTGTCGTCGTTCGGCACACGGGACGTGATCGTGGATGGCACGGGCGCGGTGATTCGCGAGATCGTGAACAAGCCGCTGCGTGAATCAGACGATCCCACGGATCCGGTCGATCCGATGAACCCGAGCCGTCTGGCGGGCCGCGTGCCGGTGGACACGGGCAAGCGCAACATTGCGTGGGCTCCGTCGGGCGCGCTGCTGTACGCGCAGTTGGCACCAGCGCCGGCGGCCGGTGGCAATGCGGCTGCCGCCCGCACGGACAGTGCCGCGGCGCGTCGTGCCGATCGCCTCATGCAGTGGAAGGCACCGTTCGACGCCAATGGTGCCGCGGTGCTGTACGAAACGCCCAACCGCATCACCGCCGCACGGTTCAACGATGCCGGCACCATCCTGTTCGTGACGGAGACGGCAACGGCCGGCACCTACGAACAGGCGATCTTCCTCAACGAAAACAATGCCAAGTTCACCGTGATCGCGCCGCGTCCGCGTGGTCGTGGTGACAGCGCGGCAGCCCCCGCCCCGGCGGCGGGTGGATTTGGCCGCGCCGCGGCCGGCGGTTTGGTGACACGCCCAGGCAGCAAGGGAGACGCGGTGGTGGTGGTGTCCACCGACGGCAAGTCGGTGTTCACCATCGGCGCGCCGCAGGACACCGCGCGTACGCCGAAGGCCAACGTGGAGAAGATCGATATCCGTACAGGCGCCCGTACGCGGATCTACGAGAGCACCGGTGATGTGGTGGAAACCATCTCCGCACCACTCGACGACGACTTCACCAAGGCCATCGTGCAGCGTGAATCGCCGACCATGGTGCCGCAGTCGTTCGCGTTGACTCTCGCGTCGAAGGACGCGAAGCAGCTCACGAACAACGTCGACGTGATGCCCGAGCTCAGCAAGGCGGTCAAGAAGAAGGTGGTGGCCCGTCGCGCCGACGGCTTCAGCTTCAACGTGAACGTCACCCTGCCTGCCGACTACAAGGACGGCACACGTCTGCCAGCGATGTTCTGGTTCTATCCGCGCGAGTACGACAATCAGGCGGCCTACGATCGCACACTGTCACAGGGTGCGGCGGCAGATCGTCGCTTCCCGAGCTTTGGCCCACGCTCGCTCCAGTTCCTGGTGACGCAGGGTTATGCCGTAGTGGAGCCGGATGCGCCGATCTTCGCCAGCGACGGACAACTGCCGAACGACAACTATGTCGCGGACCTGCGCAACAACCTGGCCGCCATCATCGATGCGCTCGACACGCTGCAGATCATCGACCGTCATCGTTTGGGTCTTGGTGGCCACAGCTACGGCGCGTTCAGCACGGTGAACGCCATGGTGCACACGCCGTTCTTCAAGGCCGGCATCGCGGGTGATGGTGCGTACAACCGCACACTCACGCCAAACGGCTTCCAGAGCGAGCGTCGTGACCTGTGGCAGGGCCGTCAGACGTACCTCGAGATGTCGCCGATGCTGTACGCCGATCAGCTCAACGGTGCGCTGCTCATGTACCACAGCACCGAAGACCAGAACGTGGGCACCGACCCGATCAACTCCACGCGCCTGTACCATGCGCTGATGGGGCTGGGCAAGACCACCTCGCTGTACATGTACCCGTACGAAGATCACGGGCCGATCGCCAAGGAAACGGTGCTCGATCAGTGGGCGCGTTGGGTGGCCTGGCTCGACAAGTACGTGAAGAACGCCGGCACCAAGAACACGGCCATGTAA
- a CDS encoding DUF2490 domain-containing protein yields MHFSRLTNRVFAVALTAVAIVLPHQLGAQAQEPWRTVRQNDHIWLAVTYDQPVSPRWAVLGDIQWRRTDGLSKPQQFMFRNTLTYKLADGLRLGGGVNYGATAPYGELPSARPVRDHQLFLFAQMNQRPGKFDLMHRYRYEHRWLSDIFTDEDGDRSRGANRYQQRARYLLRAAYPVPGLKYRTRDVTAVLQNDVFVGIHHTDRGLAVDQNRFSFGTGIPLSATKRLDVLWLQQWIAHPARRASENNGTVWILLNHIGRPR; encoded by the coding sequence ATGCACTTCTCCCGCCTCACCAACCGCGTGTTTGCCGTGGCCCTGACCGCCGTGGCCATCGTTCTCCCCCACCAGCTCGGCGCTCAGGCGCAGGAGCCGTGGCGTACTGTGCGGCAGAATGACCACATCTGGCTGGCGGTCACCTACGACCAGCCGGTCAGCCCGCGCTGGGCAGTGCTGGGCGATATCCAGTGGCGTCGCACCGACGGGCTTTCCAAGCCGCAGCAGTTCATGTTCCGCAATACCCTCACGTACAAGCTGGCCGACGGCCTGCGGCTGGGTGGCGGTGTGAACTACGGAGCCACGGCCCCCTATGGGGAACTGCCCTCCGCCCGCCCGGTGCGGGACCATCAGCTCTTCCTGTTCGCGCAGATGAACCAGCGGCCGGGCAAGTTCGACCTGATGCATCGGTACCGGTACGAACATCGTTGGCTGTCGGACATCTTCACCGACGAGGACGGTGACCGTTCGCGGGGGGCGAATCGGTACCAGCAGCGGGCCCGGTATCTGTTGCGGGCCGCCTATCCCGTGCCCGGCCTCAAGTACCGCACGCGCGACGTGACGGCGGTGCTGCAGAACGATGTGTTCGTGGGCATCCACCACACGGACCGGGGACTCGCAGTCGACCAGAACCGGTTCTCGTTCGGTACGGGCATCCCGCTCAGTGCCACCAAGCGCCTGGACGTCCTTTGGTTGCAGCAGTGGATCGCGCATCCGGCCCGGCGGGCGAGTGAGAACAATGGCACGGTGTGGATCCTGCTCAACCACATCGGCCGGCCGCGCTGA
- a CDS encoding S41 family peptidase, with the protein MQCAGRFRAALALAGFALAVGCGRPTTPARPVAPNVAPRAAFIDQFDALWTRFDDVYPSFAYKRVDWNAQRARYRPRAERARSQDELVAVLIEMLAPLHDRHVWLVDPRGQAVPTYRANALTNFDRARWEAAMRDASIVRRNEIGEGLVGGYAYLYIGTWRAPVDIDALDLALERARDAQGLIIDLRTNAGGSDGTAMAFAGRFTRRAFPASYVEIRTDPRVTDVEMPLARTIAPRGPWQFTRPVVLITGRGGLSATESFAAAMRTLPQVTVIGDTTGGASGNPATFALGNGWQFTVPRWLEYGPDRQPIEGRGVAPHLAMAWDPASYDSMRDPLIDAAVGLLGERTGVYRIAPSGSADPPSRQLDVRDRH; encoded by the coding sequence ATGCAATGCGCAGGGCGGTTTCGGGCCGCGCTGGCGCTGGCGGGTTTTGCGCTCGCTGTAGGTTGCGGGCGTCCTACCACACCTGCCCGTCCAGTCGCGCCGAATGTGGCGCCGCGAGCGGCGTTCATCGATCAGTTTGACGCGTTGTGGACGCGCTTCGACGACGTGTATCCGTCGTTTGCGTACAAGCGCGTCGACTGGAATGCGCAACGGGCGCGCTATCGCCCACGCGCGGAGCGTGCGCGTTCGCAAGATGAATTGGTGGCCGTGCTCATCGAGATGCTGGCACCATTGCACGACCGTCACGTGTGGTTGGTTGATCCACGGGGGCAGGCCGTGCCCACCTACCGCGCCAACGCCCTCACGAACTTCGATCGTGCGCGTTGGGAAGCCGCTATGCGTGACGCAAGCATCGTACGGCGCAACGAGATCGGTGAAGGGCTGGTGGGCGGCTATGCCTACCTCTACATCGGAACATGGCGAGCACCGGTCGACATCGACGCGCTCGACCTGGCGCTGGAGCGCGCCCGCGATGCGCAGGGACTGATCATCGATCTGCGCACCAACGCGGGCGGCAGCGACGGCACGGCAATGGCCTTTGCCGGACGGTTCACGCGCCGTGCGTTCCCCGCGTCCTACGTGGAGATCCGCACCGACCCGCGAGTCACCGATGTGGAGATGCCGTTGGCGCGCACGATCGCCCCGCGCGGCCCGTGGCAGTTCACACGCCCCGTCGTGCTCATCACCGGGCGTGGTGGACTCAGCGCCACCGAGAGTTTTGCGGCCGCCATGCGCACCTTGCCCCAGGTCACCGTCATCGGCGACACCACGGGTGGTGCGTCTGGAAATCCCGCCACCTTCGCCCTCGGCAATGGCTGGCAATTCACTGTGCCCCGCTGGCTCGAATACGGCCCTGATCGGCAACCCATCGAAGGGCGTGGCGTGGCACCGCATTTGGCCATGGCGTGGGACCCGGCCAGCTACGATTCGATGCGGGATCCGCTGATCGATGCGGCGGTCGGATTGCTAGGAGAGCGGACTGGAGTGTACCGTATCGCGCCGAGTGGCTCGGCAGATCCGCCGAGTCGACAACTGGACGTGCGCGATCGCCATTGA
- a CDS encoding NAD(P)/FAD-dependent oxidoreductase, which yields MSKSNIPVWDDGRWTPLPALNGDVSADSCVIGLGGTGLTLIEELLRRDERVVGLDAGDVGAGAAGRNGGFLLAGAYDFYHDAVRKHGHDRARAIYAATLAELPRIASAAPGTVRFTGSRRLVADDWELEDCRAQQAMMQADGLACEWVEDALGVGLFLPSDASFNPLARCRALALRARDDGARLFARTPVQQIDGTRVITAQGSVHCARVFVAVDGRLELLLPELAGRVRTARLQMLATAPTAERTIPCPMYYREGYEYWQQLPDGSVAFGGFRDRAGESEWSTDATPTAAVQDMLESFLRSHIGVTAPITHRWAACAGYTDTGLPVIEQVRERVWALGGYSGTGNVIGALAARGVAAAALDGDPSGIRTLLGDQWSTAVTHGALRDDSSGVGPTA from the coding sequence ATGAGTAAATCCAATATCCCCGTCTGGGATGACGGTCGCTGGACCCCGCTGCCCGCCTTGAATGGCGATGTCAGTGCGGACAGTTGTGTGATCGGCCTGGGCGGCACCGGCCTGACTCTCATCGAAGAACTCCTGCGCCGGGATGAACGCGTGGTGGGGCTCGATGCGGGCGATGTCGGCGCAGGGGCCGCCGGTCGCAATGGCGGCTTTCTGCTGGCCGGCGCCTATGACTTTTATCACGATGCGGTGCGCAAACACGGTCATGATCGCGCTCGTGCGATCTATGCGGCCACGCTGGCAGAACTGCCGCGCATTGCATCGGCCGCACCAGGAACCGTGCGGTTCACGGGTTCGCGTCGGCTCGTGGCCGACGACTGGGAACTCGAAGATTGCCGCGCGCAGCAGGCGATGATGCAAGCCGATGGTCTGGCCTGCGAGTGGGTGGAGGATGCACTGGGGGTGGGGCTGTTCCTCCCATCCGATGCGTCATTCAATCCGCTGGCGCGTTGCCGGGCACTGGCCCTGCGGGCCCGTGACGATGGTGCGCGATTGTTTGCGCGCACGCCGGTGCAGCAGATCGACGGGACGCGAGTGATCACGGCTCAGGGGTCGGTGCATTGTGCGCGGGTGTTCGTTGCCGTGGATGGTCGCCTGGAGTTGTTGCTGCCGGAACTCGCTGGACGGGTTCGTACCGCGCGCCTGCAGATGCTGGCCACTGCCCCAACGGCGGAGCGCACCATTCCATGTCCGATGTACTACCGCGAGGGATACGAGTACTGGCAACAGTTGCCAGATGGTTCGGTGGCGTTCGGGGGATTTCGCGATCGGGCGGGTGAGAGCGAGTGGAGCACCGATGCCACGCCCACGGCGGCGGTGCAGGACATGCTCGAATCGTTTTTGCGTTCCCACATCGGCGTCACGGCACCCATCACGCATCGCTGGGCGGCGTGCGCCGGATACACCGACACGGGACTGCCGGTCATCGAACAGGTGCGCGAACGGGTCTGGGCGCTGGGCGGATATTCCGGCACCGGCAACGTGATCGGTGCGCTGGCGGCGCGGGGCGTGGCGGCGGCTGCCCTCGACGGGGATCCATCGGGCATTCGCACCTTGCTCGGCGATCAATGGTCGACCGCCGTCACACATGGTGCGCTGCGTGATGACAGTTCCGGGGTAGGCCCTACGGCGTAG
- a CDS encoding GNAT family N-acetyltransferase, producing the protein MTTSLIIRPATAQDVSVIRELIEGLADYERLRHECVATDALLTQALFGPRPYAEVLIAEWEGAVAGFALFFHNFSTFLARPGIYLEDLFVRPAFRGKGIGKALLVRLAALAVERDCGRLEWSVLDWNVDAIGFYEKLGARPQDEWTVYRVTGDALSQLATGGPET; encoded by the coding sequence ATGACAACATCGCTGATCATCCGTCCGGCCACCGCGCAGGACGTATCCGTCATTCGTGAGCTCATCGAAGGGCTGGCCGACTACGAGCGCCTGCGGCATGAGTGCGTGGCGACCGACGCGTTGCTCACGCAGGCCCTGTTCGGCCCGCGTCCGTATGCCGAGGTGCTCATCGCGGAGTGGGAAGGTGCCGTCGCTGGTTTTGCACTCTTCTTCCACAACTTCTCCACGTTCCTTGCGCGACCGGGCATCTACCTCGAAGATCTGTTTGTCCGACCGGCGTTCCGTGGCAAAGGGATTGGCAAAGCCCTGCTGGTGCGACTGGCTGCGCTGGCGGTGGAACGGGACTGTGGCCGCCTCGAGTGGTCGGTGCTCGACTGGAACGTGGATGCCATCGGTTTCTACGAAAAACTCGGCGCGCGGCCGCAGGATGAATGGACTGTCTATCGCGTCACAGGCGACGCACTTTCGCAGCTCGCGACAGGAGGACCGGAGACATGA
- a CDS encoding sugar phosphate isomerase/epimerase family protein encodes MNEQSDDVRNNDPQNDGMHDDAVRASDALSRRAMLGALAGGVVGGAIGVRALWPRTAMAAEPHALDARHTRIDRIGLQLYTVRRAMATDLEGTIAAVARAGVTELEFAGYYNKDAAWWKALLKQHGLTAPATHEALPATDDGWGAVFDRANAMGHRYVIVPSVNNEYRGSRANWQRLAERLNTGATRAKAAGLSFAYHNHDYEFTPVDGTTGYEILTTQTDPAVMKLELDLYWAVKAGHDPLAIIARWPGRVVACHVKDAGPPPERVMMDVGAGTIDFKSILTKGRASGLAHWFIEHDNPTDPLASVKASAAALKAL; translated from the coding sequence ATGAACGAACAGAGCGACGACGTGCGGAACAACGATCCGCAGAACGATGGCATGCACGATGATGCCGTGCGGGCATCGGACGCGCTTTCGCGTCGTGCGATGTTGGGTGCGCTCGCCGGCGGGGTGGTGGGCGGTGCGATCGGTGTGCGTGCACTGTGGCCACGCACGGCGATGGCTGCCGAGCCGCATGCGCTCGACGCGCGCCATACGCGCATCGACCGCATCGGATTGCAGTTGTATACCGTGCGTCGTGCGATGGCCACCGATCTTGAAGGCACCATCGCGGCGGTGGCGCGCGCCGGAGTTACCGAGCTCGAGTTCGCGGGCTACTACAACAAGGATGCGGCGTGGTGGAAGGCACTCCTCAAGCAGCATGGTCTCACCGCGCCCGCCACGCATGAAGCGCTACCGGCCACCGACGACGGGTGGGGCGCGGTGTTTGATCGCGCCAATGCGATGGGACATCGCTATGTGATCGTGCCGTCGGTCAACAATGAGTATCGTGGTTCGCGCGCCAACTGGCAGCGTCTGGCCGAGCGGCTGAACACCGGTGCCACCCGGGCGAAGGCCGCGGGATTGTCGTTCGCCTATCACAATCACGACTACGAGTTCACGCCCGTCGATGGCACCACGGGCTACGAGATTCTCACCACGCAGACCGATCCTGCGGTGATGAAGCTTGAGCTCGATCTGTATTGGGCCGTAAAGGCAGGGCACGATCCGCTGGCTATCATCGCACGTTGGCCTGGTCGCGTGGTTGCGTGTCATGTGAAGGACGCCGGACCGCCGCCTGAGCGTGTCATGATGGATGTCGGTGCCGGCACCATCGACTTCAAGAGCATTCTGACCAAGGGGCGCGCGTCGGGGTTGGCCCACTGGTTCATCGAACACGACAATCCCACGGATCCGCTCGCGTCGGTGAAAGCGAGCGCCGCCGCCCTCAAGGCGTTGTAG